CGTGTTGCGAACCGACGAATAGTGGGGACGGGAAGGGAAAATTTAACTTGAACTATCAAAGCCTATACTGGGATACCTTAGTACAACTTAGGGCTAATGTTTATTATTTACAAGCCTATCAGATACACTTAGAAAAATGGGATAATCGGATACAGATATTTTTGGCTATCACCTCCAGTTCGAGCATTGGTGGATGGGTTGTTTGGAATGAATATGGCATAATTTGGGGAGCCCTAATTGCCGCCTCACAAGTGATCAATGCCATCAAGAGATTTTTGCCATTTCAGAAACGTGCTAAGCAGATCGGAAGCCTTAATACAGAAGTGGAAAAGCTGGCTTTGGGTGCAGAAAGCCAATGGTTTTCAGTATTTGAAGGCAAACTTACCGACGAGGATATTTTCAGCCTCGTCACCGAACTAAAGCAGCAAAAACTGGAGGCATCCCACAAACACTTCAAAGATCAAGCTCTACCGATAAAATCAAAGTACGAACTCGAAGCCGCGGAACGAACAAGAGCCTATTTTGAGACCTATATTAGGGCTTCCACAACAGGAGAGAGTTAAAATGGCTAAAAAAAAGAATTCCATGAGAAAAGCAGTACCATCAAGGAATAGACAACAGTTCCAGGAAGATAGGAATATACCTACTATCAAAGTAGATATTCCCATGCCCAAAGGCGCTAAGCCTCCTAAAAAAGATGGTGGAGCAGACTTGTCGCCAAGTCGGCCAGAGAAATCTTCGTCAGAGAAGTCTTCTTAAGTTTATCTTGAATACGGTGTGTTAATTTTTGACAAAAAACGGCCTTGAGTGATCAAATACTCAAGGCTGTTTGCGCGTACTCGAGGCGCGCCAATCAGTCCTGGCTTTTCCGTTGCTTTTCTCGCGCAAACTGATAATTTATCCAATCTCCCTTTAAACCTCATTACGAAAGGTCCTCTTATGTTCTTAGTAACCCTGCTCAAAATTTACGGCTACATCATCATTGCGCGAGCACTCATCTCGTGGATAAATCCCAATCCATACAACCCACTCATCAGAATAATATGCGCCATCACAGATCCAGTGCTCGTACCCATTCGCCGCGTGTTGCCCGATCTCGGTGGCCTGGACATATCGCCCTTTGTCGCCATCGTCATCATCTGGTTCATCATATCCCTGATTTAGCGGAAGGGCATGATTTGAGCGCAGAACAACGATCTCCCACCTCTCGCATCCTCATTCCCATCTTGCTAACTGGCCTGTCTGGTCTGCCCCCTCTGTCCATTGACATGTTTTTGCCCTCCATGCCGGCAATGGTACGGGAATTTCAAACCCAACCCACCCACATCCAGCCCGCCGTCACCCTATTCCTCATGGCACTGGGCGCGGCGCAACTCGTCTTTGGTCCCCTCTCTGACCGATATGGTCGCCGCTCCATCTTGCTCATCGGCCTGGCCTGTTACGCCCTCGCGGGCCTGGGCTGCCTATTTGCCCCCACAGTGGGCGCACTCATTTTGGCTCGCGTATTACAGGGATTTGCAGGGGGCAGTGGCCCTTCTGTAAGCCGCGCTGTAGTACGCGACATATACGGCGAAATCCACGCCGCCAGAATAATGTCCTACATGGCCACAGCCATTGCTCTCGCCCCCATACTCGCCCCCATAATAGGTGGATTCTTACAAACCTATTTTGGATGGCACGCCGTCTTTGTCGTACTCAGTGCGCTGGGCGCCATGTTCTTCTTCGGCTACCTATGGGCAGTACCCGAAACCAATAACATGATAGACCCCACAGCCCTGAATCCAACGCGCATGATAGCCAATTACCGCGACCTCCTGAGCAGCCGCCAGTACCTCGGATATACCTTTATGGTCGCCATTCTATTCTGGGGCATGTTTGCCTTTATCACGAACTCATCTTTCGTACTCATCACCGAACTGGGCGTCTCGCCCCAACTCTACGGCTTCTGTTTTGGATCCGTCGCCGTGGGACTCATGATCGGCGCATTTTTATCTGGCCGCCTCAACAATCGCCTCGGCAGCGCACGCATCATTCAAATTGGCAGCCTGATCGCAGCAGGCGCGGGCCTGCTCCTGCTGGGACTCAAACTCGCGGGCGTATTTTCGGTCATCACCATCATCGCCCCAATGTGTTTATTCACAATAGGCGGCGGTATGGTGCGCCCCCAAGCAATGGCTGGCGCAATCGTGCCCTATCCGGAAAAAGCCGGACTTGCCTCCGCCCTCATGGGATTTATACAAATGAGCACAGCGGGATTATTTGTCACCCTCTTCAGTCAGTTTTACAGCGCCTCATCCATCTCCATGGTCACAGCCATTGCCATCTCAGGCGTCATTGCCCTGCTCGTGCGCCGTACGCTATTGCCATCTGGAGCCACATCATGATCCTCGCCATTGACATCGGCGGCACGCAATTTGGCCTGGCTCTCGCCACGCCCGACGGCCGCGTCATCAAACACATCCAGCACCAAACAGATCGCGCAGACCACGCCGACAAAAGAATTGACCGCATACTCGCAGCAAGCAAAACACTGATCGCACAATCATCAGTATTGGCCTGCGGCATTGGATTTGGTGGCCCCGTCAACTTCGACACACAGCGCATCGTCAACTCCACCCACGTCGTCGGATGGGACGATTGCCCACTGCCGGAAATTGTCGAACAACACCTCGGCTTACCCGCAATAATCGACAACGATGCCAACGTGGGCGCACTGGGAGAATTTACTTTTGGCGCGGGCAAAAACAGTCGCCACATCATCTACTACACAGTCAGCACCGGCATTGGTGGGGGTATCATCATCAACGGCGAAATCTACCGCGGTGGCAACGGATATGCCGGCGAACTCGGACATGTCCCTATTTTGCGCGACGGGCCCCAATGCGACTGCGGCAATCGCGGCTGCCTCGAAGCCCTGTGCTCTGGCACTGCCATCGGCAAGCGCGCAACAGAAGCGGTGCAAAAACATCCACGCAAAGGCATCGCAATCGCGCGAACCGCAAACAACAACCCCATCACAGCCAAAACCCTATTCGACACCGCGCGTTCTGGAGACCCTTATGCCAGAGCACTCGTCGATGAAATCTGCACCGACCTCGGACAGGGTCTGGCAATGGCCGTAAACGCATTCGCCCCCGACGTCATCGTCATCGGAGGCGGCGTCTCAAACGCAGGACGCATCCTATTTGAACCGCTGCGAAGAGAAACCCTTCGATTCCTCATGCCGGTTCACCGTCCAAGCCTCAGAATCACCCCTGCCAAACTCAAAAACCGCTCTGTACTTCTCGGCGCAGTCGCGCTGGCAAAACAACGGATACAACACTGACCGCTTTTTTAACTTGAAATTTAAACATTTTTGAAGTTCATTACGGACTCTACTTCCGAAATAAAAACGCGAGGAACCCGCAATGGACGCAAAAGAAAGATATTTCTGGGACCTCACCGGGCATCTCGTCGTACCTCAAGTACTCAGCCCCGATGAAATCGCAGAAGCAAATGAAGCCATCGATTATTACACCCGGGAAATTTTAAAAATCCAGGACTCTGACAACCTGCCCGGAAGACCGGATGTTCGGGCAACCACAGTCGTCAGAACCAGCAACAAGCATCCCTATTTCCTGGAAATGCCTTCGCCGTATTCCGATCCCTTCAGAAAAATGCTCGTCCATCCCCAGATCGTATCTCGCCTCAACAAAATGTGTGGTCGCGGCTTCCGTCTCGACCACGGCCCCGAGTTAATCGGTCACGTCAAAGGCGTAGATGGTCTCCGGCTGCACGGATCGGGCGACCGCCACAAACCCTATGTGGCCTATCGCAATCAAAATGGCGAAATGCACTGCGGCGGCGTCACGGTCTCCTATCAACTATCAGACGTCGGCAAAGGCGATGGCGGATTTGTCGCTGTACCGGGATCGCACAAATCCAAATACATCATACCCGAAGACCTCAAATACTTCAAGAGTGACATGGACGTACTCGTTCAACCCGCTATGAAAGCGGGAGATGTCCTCTTTTTCATGGACGGCGCGCAAACGCACGGCACCTTGCCCTGGCAAGCAGAACACCAGCGCCGATCCATACTCTACAAATACACCAGCAGAACTTCTGCCCGGCAGGGAACCGCAGAAGAAGTGGCACCCCCCGAGAATTATTGGGATCAGTCAATCACCGACGGCATGACACCTGAGCAACTCGCAGTCATGTGGGGACCTTATGCCAACTACCACGAAGAACTGCCCGTCCTGGGCATTGACGATCAGGGCATTGTCCAAACAGAAGAACCCATTGACCCCGATAATATCTGGAGCGACCGCAGGGGATAAACACAACAAAAAAGGAGACTCTCAATGCCAGCCTTCACAGAAACCATCCCCGTTAACGACCAAAACATGGGCCTCTATCTCTCCCTCCCCGATGGCGATGGTCCCTTTCCCGGTGTCGTCGTCGGCATGCATGCCGGTGGCACAGATGCCTTCATTCACGCCATGTGTGACCGCCTCTCAGAGGCTGGCTATGTCGCCACAGCACCCGACCTCTACCACCGCCTGGGCATCAATGACACGCGAAGTCCAGGCACCCTCAAAGACCTGGAAATGATCGCCGACATCAAAGCCACCGTTGCTTTCCTGAACGACCACCCCGGGGTCGATAACAACGCCCTCGGCATCACTGGCTTTTGCATGGGCGGCCGCGTAGCCTATCTTATGGCCGCCGCCATCCCCGGCTTCAAAGCCGCTGTTGCCTATTACGGTGGCAACACGATGACCGCCCTGGGCGAAAACATCCCATCTCCTTTCGAGCGAACCGCCGACATTGCCTGCCCGATCCTGTTCCATTTTGGCGAAGCAGACCAGAACCCATCCCCCGAAGACATGAAAACCCTCGACGCCGAACTCACCCGCCACAACAAAGAACACGAATTCTTCGCTTATCCCAACGCTGGCCACGCCTTCATGGACGCCACTGGCTCTCGCTACAACGAAGCAGGCGACCGCACATCCTGGCCCAGAACCATTGAATTTTTCGACCGGCACCTGAAGTAAGAGGAATACCCTCATGTCCTACGACCTCCTCTTAAAAAACGCCACCGTCATTGATCCCTCCCAAAACCTCAACGCCATCCGCGATGTCGCCATCCAAAACGCCACCATTGCCGCTCTCTCCGAATCCATCACCGATCCCGCCAGAGAAACCCTGGACCTTACTGGCAAAATCCTCACCCCCGGCTGGATCGATATCCATGCCCACGTCTTTGCCGGTGCAACCACCTGGGGCATTCAAGCCGATGCCCTCTGTCTCGCCACCGGCGTCACCACCATCGTTGACGCCGGTAGTCCCGGCTGGGCCAATTTTCTCGCCTTCCGCGACTTCATCGCCACCCCTGCCCGCACCCAGATTCTCACCTTTATCCACATCAGCGGCATCGGCCTTACCTACGGCCCCATTGGAGAAATGACCGACATCAAATATGCCGACCCCGAACGCACCGCCTACGTCGTCCACACCTATCCCGAAACCTGCGTAGGCGTCAAAGTACGCATCAGCAAAACCATCACCGGAGAAAACGGTATCGTTCCCTTACAGTTGGCCGTTAGGGCCGCTGACATGGCCCACACACCCGTCATGGTCCACATGGGTGCAGGCGTCGCCCTCTCCGACATCCTGGCCGAACTGCGCCCGGGCGACATCGTCACCCACTGCTATCGCGGAGACGGAGACGCCACCATTGGCGACACCATTTTAAACCGCCAGCACATCATCCGCCCCGAAGTCCACCATGCCCGCAAGCAGGGAATTCTCTTCGACGTCGGCCACGGCGGCGGCAGTTTCCTTTTTGAAACCGCCAAAAAAGCCCTCGCCCAGGACTTTCTCCCCGACGTCATCAGCACCGATATCCACTCCGGTTCAATCAACGATCCCGTCTATAGTCTCCCAGAAACTGCCTCTAAACTGCTCAATCTGGGTATCGAACTCCCCGACATCATCCGCCAAACCACCACCGCAGCTGCAGCCGCCATTGGCAGAAGCGAGCATCTGGGCACCCTCAAAATCGGCACCGTCGCAGACCTATCGGCCTTTGAAATCCGCGAAGGCGAATTCCGATTTCACGACGTCAGAGACAATTTGGAAATCGGCCGCAAAAACATCCATCCCGTACTCACCATCCGGGCTGGCAAAGTCTATCGTCCCGAATCCCTTCGGGAAGAACGCGATGAAACCCTCGCACGCGCCCGTGAAATTCGCGCCCTGACCTCCCGACGGTTCGGCGATCTGGGATGGACACCACCCGGCGCATAAAAAAAGGCGATCACACAGCCGTGACCGCCTCTCGCTTTTCTCTAAAACTTCACCTCTCATCGTTCACCACCCCGTCTCCCGCGCCTGCCCTGTCGCACATCATCGCCCTGAATTCGCCTTTGTCTCTCGGCCACTGGCGGTGATTCCAATCTAAAAATAGCCTCGCGCTTCACAGATTGACCACTCGACAAATCCGTCACTTCAACCTCAACCTGATTGAGGCCCAGGATCATCTTCTTTGAATCCAGCTCCAGATGGATCGGCTCCCATACATCTCGCCCCACATGCTCATAACTCACCGCCACCTGTGGCTTTCTACCCCTCGCCATCAATCTTTTGAATCCCCCACTTAACAGCCCAAAAATCGAAGACCCCGACCGCACATCCTGCTGGATCGTATAGGACACCTTGTATCGCGTCTGCCCAAATTCATCGCGTTGCAAATTATAGACCTCGTAATAAACGAACACACTGCGATCATTCACAAAACTGCGCGACGGCATAGGCATCACCCACACATCGCCCTTGAGGTACTTGTCGTGAAACCTCTCCTCATCACCAATAGACCACGCCAACTCCAGATCGCTCATCGCCAGTGAATCGGAAAATACCGGCGCTTCCAGATCCTGCACATAAACCCCCCACTTACCCGAATTTACATCGGCCAAATGCACCGCCATGCGATAGGTACCAGGTGGCACTTCCAGATAAGCCACATCGGGCACAAATGTCCCTCTCTTCAACCGCCTGGAATCAATACCCCCAAAATACAAATCATCCCGCGTCCGAAACACCTCCTCACCCTCATCGTCTGAAATCACCACCGAACGGCGCACATGCCCGTTCTCATTTTCAATACCCACCTCCAGCGTCGGCACCCCGTAATACACCTCGACCCCGGTCTTGCCCTCTTCTCCTCTAAAACGCGCCACATCGTAATAAAACGCCAGCGGTTCAATCCCCGGCGGCAAATCAAAATACTCCGGTGTGGAAGCCACCACATCGTTCAACACCGCGCCCGGATGGATTCGCAAAAGCGCGGACAACCGCTCGCCCGACATGCGCGTACCATCTGGCAGCGGGGGAAACTGCCACTTGCCATTGAGCAACTCATCCACAAACACAAACTCCACACCACCACCAACCTGCGTGTAAATCCACGACTCCCACGGCATCGACCGCTCGTTAAAAGTCACGGGATAAACCGGTTCAATTAGATTAACACCCTCGTAATCCCCAACTGGCTGTTCATCCTCCACACCGCCAAAAAACGACTCCGCAGTCATTTCACCCGACACCACAAAATCACCCTCAATATCCAGAGCCAATCGCTCCTTCACCGCCTCAGCCTCGGCACTCGGCACCGCATTGGGCGCGTGTGAACGCGACCGATAATCCGGCTCCCCATACCGAATATACACCTCGCCGCGCCTGTCCCATGGCTGCACGGCTTTTGCAAAATGCGTCCGCGCGAACCACACCCGGCGATAGTGCTCTGCCTCTCGCGCAAGACCACCCGATATCAGGGTCAAATCGCGCTTGCGCCAAAACGTCGTCAAAAACGCGGCGCGCTCATCTTCTGGCAGCAATTCATATTCTTGCAACTCCTCCGGCCTTGCCACCAACTGCAAATCTTTGTAAAGCACCCGTTCTTCTGCCGGAATCACATCGAAATACTGCGCGAACAACGCCAACGCCCGATCCGGATCACCCAGACCTGCATAAGCTTGTGCAAGCAGCGCCAACAATCGCGCTTCACCCGGATTCTTCGCCAACGCCGTCTCGCCAATCTCGACTACATTCCGATACTCGTGCTCCTCCGTATAAGACACCGCCAATCCGTAAAGCGCCTCGACATCACCGGGCCTCAGCCTCAGATACTTTTCGTACAGCAGGCGAATCTCGCCGTAATACATTTCATAATTGTTATTCACATACCAATCCGCCAATTCCAGATACACCGGCGCGTAATCCGGTGCTATTGCAATCACTCGGCGAAACGCATCCTCAGCATCCAGATCGCGCAGCATCACCTTTGCCCGCGCCAGATACAACTCGGCATCTATCGACTTCGGATCCTTTGCCCGCGCCATCCGAAAATACGGCAACCCCTGTCGCGCCCGCGTCCGTCCCCGCGCCATATACGCCCGCCCCAACCCCACATAAGCTTCTGCCGTCCCGGCATACCGAATCCCTTTGCGAAATGCATTATCAGCCTTCTCAATCTCCCCCGCATTGAGATACAAATTGCCCAACACAACCCATGCATCGCCATCTTTTGGCGCAACTTTCACAGCCTCTTCCAAAACAGACAGCGAATCCACCACATCTGAAGTTGCCCATCCCGCGGATGGCAGAAACAAAATAATCCACAAATTCAGTATCAAATATCTCATGTCAAAGCCATGTCTGTAAAAGTTTTCGAGAATCTTCCCACCGCTCTCATAAATACCCTATTCGCCCCATTTGCACAAGTGCAAATCTTCTATTGAACTTTATAACGAATTGGGGAACATACGGGTTCCCTTCCTGTACCATGAAAACCCTCACACAATTTATTTCCCCTGACACAACGCCTTTTGCTTGACAATTAAAAACGCTTATAATAAATTTATTCGCAAACAAGAAAACTATTGCATTTTTGAACAACACATCTGTTCTTTATCTGGATTACGATGGATTTGTTTCCAATGCATGCAGGTGCTCATAGCACCTGCAAAATAGCAACTGCACTGTCTGTCCTCCCCCTTGTTTATTAAGGCTATTTGACAGTTGTGGTTGCTTTTTTTATTGGAAAAAATTGAGGACCTCATGGCATTGACAAAAATTAAACAAGGACTCGACCTTCCCATTAGCGGCGTACCCGATCAATCCACAATACAAAATGGCAAGCCAGTCCAGACCGTAGCACTCTCAGGTGAAGATTATGTGGGCATGCGTCCCACAATCGTGGCTCAAGTGGGAGACCGCGTCAAACTCGGCGATGTATTGTTCACCGACAAAAAAATGGAAGGTGTTCTCTACACCTCACCCGGTGCAGGCGAAGTAATCTCCATAAACCGGGGAATAAAACGCGCCTTCTTATCAACGGTCATTCGCCTGGAAGGCAACGATGAAGTTACCTTTGAATCCCATCGAGCAGACGAAATCGACAACCTGGACCGGGAAACAGTCAAAGAACAACTCATCTCATCCGGACAGTGGACCGCCCTGAGAGCGCGGCCATTTGGCAAAGTAGCCGACCCGAGCACAGAACCCCGATCCATTTTTGTCAATGCAATGGACACCAATCCCCTATCCCCGGACATGGCGCGTGTATTGGCCGGGCAAGAAAACAATTTCGCATTGGGCCTCAAAATCGTCTCAAAACTCGTGGAAGGGACGATCTTTCTCTGCAGAGACCCGGAGTTGGACCTGCCCGAAATCGATGACGACCGCATCCAGGTCGAAGAATTTACCGGTCCCCACCCCGCCGGATTGGTCGGTACACACATCCACTTCTTAGACCCCGTTCACCGCAACAAAACAGTCTGGCACATCGGCCTTCAGGATGTCATAGCATGGGGGCATCTGTTCACAACCGGGCGGATTATGACCGAACGCATAGTCGCTCTGAGCGGACCCACCGTGAAACACCCCAAATTGATCCGCACCCGTCTGGGAGCTTCAATAATGGACCTGATAGAAGGCGAACTCGAAAACGTCGAAAACCGAATCATCAGCGGCTCTGTTCTCTCCGGGCGCAAAGCAGATGAAACCCGCGCCTTTTTGGGGCGGTATCACCAGCAAATTACCGCACTGGAAGAAGGCAACAAACGCGCCTTTTTGGGCTGGATCACGCCGGGATTCGAATTTTTCACCATCAAGAACCTGGCACTGTCCAAAATGTTCTTTGGCCAACGCCTCAAATTAAACACCTCCACCAATGGCAGCCATCGTGCACTCGTGCCGCATGGCAATTACGACGACGTCATGCCGCTGGACATCTTGCCCAACTTTTTGATTCGGGCACTCGTGACCCGCGACCTCGACGACGCCGAAAAACTCGGCATTCTGGAATTGGAGGAAGAAGACCTATCACTATGCACATTCTCGTGTTCATCAAAAATGGACTTTGGACCTATTTTGCGCGAAAATCTCACCGAAATTGAAAAGGAAGGATAGTGAAGCCCCTACGCGATTTATTGGACAAACAGGCCGAACACTTCGAAGAAGGCGGCAAACTCGAAAAACTGTATCCGTTTTACGAAGCCGGGGATACATTCCTTTACACCCCCGGTGAAGTCACCCAGGCAGATGCACATGTGCGCGACGGCATGGACCTGAAGCGCATGATGATCACAGTCGTCCTTTCGCTACAACCCTGTATTTTATTCGCCCTGTACAACACGGGCTTGCAAGCGAGCCTGGCCTATCAAAATATCGGCGCAATCGGCACTGGCGATTGGCACGTCTGGCTCGCCCAGGCACTGGGCCTGTCTTTCCTGCCCTCCGATATAATCAGTTGTTTTGCAATAGGCGCCATTTATTTTGTACCCGTACAACTCGTAACCATAGCCGCAGGCGGCATCTGTGAAGCCATATTTGCGGTCATTCGCAAACACGAGATCAACGAGGGATTTCTCGTCACCAGCACGCTATTCCCCCTCACAATGCCGCCCCTGATCCCCCTGTGGCAAGTTGCCATAGGCATCATCTTTGGCGTCGTAATAGGCAAAGAAATATTCGGCGGCGTGGGAATGAACTTCTTAAACCCCGCGCTCACGGGCCGCGCATTTCTCTATTTTGCCTATCCCGCGCAAATCTCGGGCGATGCAGTCTGGATCGCCGTCGATGGATATAGCCAGGCAACGCCATTGGCGGCCTATGCCGATACCCATATCCAGCTGGATTACACATGGTGGGAGTCCTTTATCGGTCTTATTCCGGGATCCATGGGAGAAACCTCAACCCTTTGCTGTTTATTGGGCGCAGGCGTTTTGATATTAACCCGCGTTGGCTCGTGGCAAATCATGGCCGGTGTAACCATCGGCATGATTGTATCTGCACTATTCTTCAACTGGATCGGCAGCACCACCAATCCGCTACTCAACGTATCTCCAGCCTGGCATTTTGTCATCGGCGGCTTTGCATTTGGCACGGTATTTATGGCAACCGATCCAGTCAGCGCAACCATGACGCGCCAGGGCAAATGGGTCTATGGCATCTTAATAGGCGTCATGACAGTATTGATCCGCGTGACCAACCCGGCCTATCCCGAAGGCATCATGCTGGCCATATTATTCGCCAACGTATTCGCGCCCATCATCGACCGCGTCTTTATCGACCGCAATATCCAAAGGAGACTGGCCCGTGCAGAATGACAGCATCCAAAAAACGATCTTTGTTGCGGTGGCCCTTTGTCTCGTCTGTTCTCTTTTTGTTTCCCTGACTGCTGTGTCCTTACACGATATCCAAAAAGAAAACAAACGCCTCGACAAAGTAAAAAATATTCTGATTGCGGGTGGATTATACGATCCCTCAGTCGATGTCCAGTCCGTTTACGAAAATAAAGTCGTACCGCTACTTATTGAACTGGACACGGGGCAGATCTTGAACACCGAAGCATATCCCGATGGCATCGACATAGATACGTATGACTTAAAGAAAATGGCTGTCGACCCCACATTTGGGCGTTCTGTTGATTCGGATAGAGACATTGCAAATATTCGCAACCGTCCGAAATACATCTTCGTCTATAAAGTGATGGAAAACGACAAATTGCAGCGCATTATCTTGCCCATCTACGGCTATGGCCTCTGGTCCACGCTCTACGGCTTTGTATCTCTGGGCAATGACCTGCAAAGCATTCAGGGCATCACATTTTACGAACATGGCGAAACCCCGGGATTGGGTGGCGAGGTGGATAACGCCAGATGGAAGGGATTATGGCCGGGCAAACAGGCATTTGACGATGCGGGCAATGTCGCCATCTCCGTAATCAAAGGCCAGGTAAATCCCAAAAGTGTAAAAGCAAAATATCAGGTCGATGGTCTCTCGGGTGCGACCATCACC
This sequence is a window from Gemmatimonadota bacterium. Protein-coding genes within it:
- a CDS encoding dienelactone hydrolase family protein, which gives rise to MPAFTETIPVNDQNMGLYLSLPDGDGPFPGVVVGMHAGGTDAFIHAMCDRLSEAGYVATAPDLYHRLGINDTRSPGTLKDLEMIADIKATVAFLNDHPGVDNNALGITGFCMGGRVAYLMAAAIPGFKAAVAYYGGNTMTALGENIPSPFERTADIACPILFHFGEADQNPSPEDMKTLDAELTRHNKEHEFFAYPNAGHAFMDATGSRYNEAGDRTSWPRTIEFFDRHLK
- a CDS encoding YggT family protein — encoded protein: MFLVTLLKIYGYIIIARALISWINPNPYNPLIRIICAITDPVLVPIRRVLPDLGGLDISPFVAIVIIWFIISLI
- a CDS encoding amidohydrolase/deacetylase family metallohydrolase, giving the protein MSYDLLLKNATVIDPSQNLNAIRDVAIQNATIAALSESITDPARETLDLTGKILTPGWIDIHAHVFAGATTWGIQADALCLATGVTTIVDAGSPGWANFLAFRDFIATPARTQILTFIHISGIGLTYGPIGEMTDIKYADPERTAYVVHTYPETCVGVKVRISKTITGENGIVPLQLAVRAADMAHTPVMVHMGAGVALSDILAELRPGDIVTHCYRGDGDATIGDTILNRQHIIRPEVHHARKQGILFDVGHGGGSFLFETAKKALAQDFLPDVISTDIHSGSINDPVYSLPETASKLLNLGIELPDIIRQTTTAAAAAIGRSEHLGTLKIGTVADLSAFEIREGEFRFHDVRDNLEIGRKNIHPVLTIRAGKVYRPESLREERDETLARAREIRALTSRRFGDLGWTPPGA
- a CDS encoding phytanoyl-CoA dioxygenase family protein encodes the protein MDAKERYFWDLTGHLVVPQVLSPDEIAEANEAIDYYTREILKIQDSDNLPGRPDVRATTVVRTSNKHPYFLEMPSPYSDPFRKMLVHPQIVSRLNKMCGRGFRLDHGPELIGHVKGVDGLRLHGSGDRHKPYVAYRNQNGEMHCGGVTVSYQLSDVGKGDGGFVAVPGSHKSKYIIPEDLKYFKSDMDVLVQPAMKAGDVLFFMDGAQTHGTLPWQAEHQRRSILYKYTSRTSARQGTAEEVAPPENYWDQSITDGMTPEQLAVMWGPYANYHEELPVLGIDDQGIVQTEEPIDPDNIWSDRRG
- a CDS encoding ROK family protein translates to MILAIDIGGTQFGLALATPDGRVIKHIQHQTDRADHADKRIDRILAASKTLIAQSSVLACGIGFGGPVNFDTQRIVNSTHVVGWDDCPLPEIVEQHLGLPAIIDNDANVGALGEFTFGAGKNSRHIIYYTVSTGIGGGIIINGEIYRGGNGYAGELGHVPILRDGPQCDCGNRGCLEALCSGTAIGKRATEAVQKHPRKGIAIARTANNNPITAKTLFDTARSGDPYARALVDEICTDLGQGLAMAVNAFAPDVIVIGGGVSNAGRILFEPLRRETLRFLMPVHRPSLRITPAKLKNRSVLLGAVALAKQRIQH
- a CDS encoding multidrug effflux MFS transporter is translated as MRHHRSSARTHSPRVARSRWPGHIALCRHRHHLVHHIPDLAEGHDLSAEQRSPTSRILIPILLTGLSGLPPLSIDMFLPSMPAMVREFQTQPTHIQPAVTLFLMALGAAQLVFGPLSDRYGRRSILLIGLACYALAGLGCLFAPTVGALILARVLQGFAGGSGPSVSRAVVRDIYGEIHAARIMSYMATAIALAPILAPIIGGFLQTYFGWHAVFVVLSALGAMFFFGYLWAVPETNNMIDPTALNPTRMIANYRDLLSSRQYLGYTFMVAILFWGMFAFITNSSFVLITELGVSPQLYGFCFGSVAVGLMIGAFLSGRLNNRLGSARIIQIGSLIAAGAGLLLLGLKLAGVFSVITIIAPMCLFTIGGGMVRPQAMAGAIVPYPEKAGLASALMGFIQMSTAGLFVTLFSQFYSASSISMVTAIAISGVIALLVRRTLLPSGATS
- a CDS encoding Na(+)-translocating NADH-quinone reductase subunit A; this encodes MTKIKQGLDLPISGVPDQSTIQNGKPVQTVALSGEDYVGMRPTIVAQVGDRVKLGDVLFTDKKMEGVLYTSPGAGEVISINRGIKRAFLSTVIRLEGNDEVTFESHRADEIDNLDRETVKEQLISSGQWTALRARPFGKVADPSTEPRSIFVNAMDTNPLSPDMARVLAGQENNFALGLKIVSKLVEGTIFLCRDPELDLPEIDDDRIQVEEFTGPHPAGLVGTHIHFLDPVHRNKTVWHIGLQDVIAWGHLFTTGRIMTERIVALSGPTVKHPKLIRTRLGASIMDLIEGELENVENRIISGSVLSGRKADETRAFLGRYHQQITALEEGNKRAFLGWITPGFEFFTIKNLALSKMFFGQRLKLNTSTNGSHRALVPHGNYDDVMPLDILPNFLIRALVTRDLDDAEKLGILELEEEDLSLCTFSCSSKMDFGPILRENLTEIEKEG
- a CDS encoding GWxTD domain-containing protein, with protein sequence MRYLILNLWIILFLPSAGWATSDVVDSLSVLEEAVKVAPKDGDAWVVLGNLYLNAGEIEKADNAFRKGIRYAGTAEAYVGLGRAYMARGRTRARQGLPYFRMARAKDPKSIDAELYLARAKVMLRDLDAEDAFRRVIAIAPDYAPVYLELADWYVNNNYEMYYGEIRLLYEKYLRLRPGDVEALYGLAVSYTEEHEYRNVVEIGETALAKNPGEARLLALLAQAYAGLGDPDRALALFAQYFDVIPAEERVLYKDLQLVARPEELQEYELLPEDERAAFLTTFWRKRDLTLISGGLAREAEHYRRVWFARTHFAKAVQPWDRRGEVYIRYGEPDYRSRSHAPNAVPSAEAEAVKERLALDIEGDFVVSGEMTAESFFGGVEDEQPVGDYEGVNLIEPVYPVTFNERSMPWESWIYTQVGGGVEFVFVDELLNGKWQFPPLPDGTRMSGERLSALLRIHPGAVLNDVVASTPEYFDLPPGIEPLAFYYDVARFRGEEGKTGVEVYYGVPTLEVGIENENGHVRRSVVISDDEGEEVFRTRDDLYFGGIDSRRLKRGTFVPDVAYLEVPPGTYRMAVHLADVNSGKWGVYVQDLEAPVFSDSLAMSDLELAWSIGDEERFHDKYLKGDVWVMPMPSRSFVNDRSVFVYYEVYNLQRDEFGQTRYKVSYTIQQDVRSGSSIFGLLSGGFKRLMARGRKPQVAVSYEHVGRDVWEPIHLELDSKKMILGLNQVEVEVTDLSSGQSVKREAIFRLESPPVAERQRRIQGDDVRQGRRGRRGGER